Proteins encoded within one genomic window of Bacillus thuringiensis:
- a CDS encoding MerR family transcriptional regulator encodes MYKIDEVTKQVGLTKRTLRYYEEIGLIHPPERSEGNIRLYTDEDIARIKRIVEAKEVLGITLQEMQHFLSLKERMEKRRNSENPRDREVIQEIREMLEKQVQTLDEKMEQMQRVKAELEDSLHRAVTFLENTKGE; translated from the coding sequence ATGTATAAAATTGATGAAGTCACGAAACAAGTTGGTTTAACAAAGCGTACACTTCGTTATTATGAGGAAATTGGTTTAATTCATCCCCCAGAACGTAGTGAGGGGAACATTCGCCTGTATACAGATGAGGATATTGCAAGAATTAAAAGGATTGTAGAAGCGAAAGAAGTGTTAGGAATTACGCTTCAAGAAATGCAACATTTCTTATCGTTAAAAGAAAGAATGGAGAAAAGAAGAAATAGTGAGAACCCTCGTGATCGTGAAGTCATTCAAGAAATTAGAGAGATGCTTGAAAAACAAGTGCAAACGCTAGATGAGAAAATGGAGCAAATGCAGCGTGTGAAGGCGGAACTTGAGGATAGTTTACATCGT
- a CDS encoding glycerophosphodiester phosphodiesterase yields the protein MNKPLIFAHRGVKGTHPENTMIAFQEAERIGAHGIELDVHLSKDGELVVIHDETVDRTTNGIGLVSEKTVAELQALDAGSYKDPSFHEAKIPTLREVFIWLSTTSLQLNIELKTDVIHYPNIEEKAVALVREYHLSNQIVFSSFNHDSVSLLAEIAPEIPRAILYDTPLADPIAEAKTREATGLHPNFQLLTKEFVQLAQKQGYVFRPYTINEYKDLQTMIDYGVDVIITDWPTRAFELLS from the coding sequence ATGAATAAACCACTTATTTTCGCTCACCGTGGCGTAAAAGGAACACATCCAGAAAATACGATGATTGCCTTCCAAGAAGCTGAACGTATTGGGGCCCATGGAATTGAACTTGATGTCCACCTATCAAAAGATGGTGAACTTGTCGTAATTCACGATGAAACGGTAGATCGCACAACAAATGGCATAGGACTTGTTTCTGAAAAAACGGTAGCGGAATTACAAGCTTTAGATGCTGGTAGCTATAAAGATCCTTCTTTTCATGAAGCAAAAATTCCGACGTTACGAGAAGTATTTATTTGGTTATCTACAACAAGCTTACAACTCAATATTGAATTAAAAACAGACGTAATTCACTATCCAAATATTGAAGAAAAGGCTGTTGCTCTCGTTCGAGAATATCATCTATCTAATCAAATTGTATTCTCTTCATTTAATCATGACTCTGTTTCATTATTAGCAGAAATAGCTCCTGAAATCCCAAGAGCAATTTTATATGATACACCACTTGCTGATCCTATCGCTGAAGCAAAAACTAGAGAAGCAACTGGTTTACATCCAAACTTTCAACTACTAACAAAGGAATTTGTTCAACTAGCGCAAAAACAAGGTTACGTTTTCCGCCCTTATACAATTAACGAATACAAAGATTTACAAACTATGATTGATTATGGTGTAGACGTCATTATTACCGAT